The Paracholeplasma morum genome contains a region encoding:
- the tsaD gene encoding tRNA (adenosine(37)-N6)-threonylcarbamoyltransferase complex transferase subunit TsaD — MRILAVESSCDETSVAVVEDGKKVLSNVVLSQIDIHTKFGGVVPEVASRHHVESMTYVFDEALKKANVTEKDIDLVAVTEGPGLIGSLLVGINAATTYAFAHKLPLMGVNHMIGHIYSASIEHEMKFPLVALLVSGGHTELIYMKEHMSFEILGETLDDAVGEAYDKVGRMLGLPYPGGPLIDKLALIGKETYHLPRPMLDPNSYDFSFSGLKSAVNNMIYHMNRKQEEVNINDMCASFQESVTDVLVSKLKKAATEYNVNQILIAGGVAANKGLKKKLHETIKDIEIIMPSIEYCTDNAAMIGAAAYYTYQKKGSLPNYVIGGQSSLDY; from the coding sequence ATGAGAATATTGGCAGTAGAGAGTAGTTGTGATGAAACCAGTGTTGCAGTTGTAGAAGACGGCAAGAAAGTTTTAAGCAACGTTGTTTTATCTCAAATTGATATCCATACCAAATTTGGGGGCGTAGTGCCTGAAGTAGCCTCAAGACACCATGTAGAATCGATGACTTATGTGTTTGATGAAGCTTTAAAAAAAGCTAATGTTACTGAGAAAGACATTGATTTAGTTGCCGTTACCGAAGGCCCGGGGTTAATTGGCTCTTTATTAGTAGGGATTAATGCAGCAACCACTTATGCTTTTGCTCATAAACTACCACTTATGGGTGTAAACCACATGATTGGACATATTTATTCTGCAAGCATTGAACATGAGATGAAGTTTCCTTTAGTCGCTTTACTTGTATCTGGTGGACATACCGAACTGATTTATATGAAAGAACACATGTCATTTGAAATTCTTGGTGAAACATTGGATGATGCGGTTGGTGAGGCTTACGATAAAGTCGGACGAATGTTGGGTCTGCCTTATCCAGGTGGCCCATTAATTGATAAACTGGCACTTATAGGAAAAGAAACTTATCATTTACCAAGACCGATGTTAGACCCAAACAGCTATGACTTTTCATTCTCAGGGTTAAAGAGTGCTGTAAACAACATGATTTATCATATGAACAGGAAACAAGAAGAAGTGAATATTAACGATATGTGTGCCTCTTTCCAAGAAAGTGTCACAGATGTCTTAGTATCAAAGTTAAAAAAAGCAGCTACCGAATATAATGTTAATCAAATACTGATAGCCGGTGGGGTAGCCGCCAATAAAGGTTTAAAGAAAAAACTTCATGAAACCATTAAAGATATTGAAATCATTATGCCATCCATAGAGTATTGTACAGACAACGCAGCCATGATTGGCGCGGCTGCTTACTATACGTATCAAAAGAAGGGGTCCTTACCAAACTATGTGATTGGAGGACAATCTTCACTCGATTACTAA
- a CDS encoding alpha-amylase family glycosyl hydrolase — MKKISYLLLIVLLVLSGCKPKAQEDFKKYNPQNDVYYEIFVRSFADSDGDGIGDLNGVTENLDYLDDLGVSGIWLMPINKTNSYHGYDILDYYDINPDYGTMNDFETLVKEADKRDIKIMIDLVINHTSDRHPWYLEASKGVTNPYRDYYVFNNGAAYSSFVGGMVDLNLGNDKVKEEIKDIFDFYLDKGVKGFRLDAAKHFFDNPGELTPTIKNTAFMLEMNSYIKEKAPDTFMVAEVFEYAYQFNLDYYLGADSILDFSIAQIIQNRIGGGTSAYMLTSSLDKIFDAYRGIDPEFVASPFITNHDLDRIANMPGFSGPNGLIKMKQAASVLLTLPGSPFIYYGDELGMKGARYEGTNIPGYGVVYDEYRRSPFLWGEAAKNTTWLPSDGSNDEVEALKDQKEDENSLYNHYKTLINLRQKTPALAFGNYFEVWNDTSGFIQGYVRYYEKDNYKQAVLVVHNLGVNDTTIDIDAKKVLFGSLTLRANETGIYELKDLDGAIDVSR, encoded by the coding sequence ATGAAGAAAATTAGTTATTTATTACTCATAGTACTTTTAGTGCTTTCGGGCTGTAAGCCAAAAGCACAAGAGGACTTTAAGAAATATAATCCACAAAATGATGTGTATTATGAAATCTTTGTCCGTTCATTTGCAGATAGCGATGGGGATGGCATAGGCGATTTAAATGGCGTAACCGAAAACTTAGACTATCTAGATGACCTTGGCGTATCAGGTATTTGGTTAATGCCAATCAATAAGACAAATAGCTATCATGGGTATGATATTCTAGACTACTACGATATTAATCCAGACTATGGCACAATGAATGATTTTGAAACCTTAGTAAAAGAAGCTGATAAAAGAGACATTAAAATTATGATAGATTTAGTTATTAATCATACGTCTGATAGACATCCTTGGTACCTTGAAGCTTCCAAAGGGGTTACCAATCCATACCGTGATTATTATGTATTTAATAACGGGGCTGCTTATAGTTCATTCGTTGGCGGCATGGTAGATTTAAACTTAGGTAATGATAAAGTGAAAGAAGAAATCAAGGACATATTTGATTTCTATTTAGATAAGGGCGTTAAAGGTTTTAGACTGGATGCAGCTAAACACTTCTTTGATAATCCAGGTGAATTAACCCCAACCATTAAGAATACAGCATTCATGCTTGAAATGAATAGCTATATTAAAGAAAAAGCACCAGACACATTTATGGTTGCAGAAGTATTTGAGTATGCTTATCAATTCAACTTGGATTACTATCTTGGGGCAGATTCTATCCTAGATTTTAGTATTGCACAAATCATACAAAACCGTATTGGTGGAGGCACATCTGCCTATATGCTTACCAGTTCCTTAGATAAAATATTTGATGCGTATAGAGGCATAGATCCTGAGTTCGTAGCCTCTCCGTTCATTACCAATCATGACCTAGATAGAATCGCAAACATGCCTGGTTTTAGTGGGCCAAATGGTCTTATCAAAATGAAACAAGCCGCAAGTGTATTACTTACTCTACCAGGGTCACCGTTTATTTATTACGGGGATGAACTAGGGATGAAAGGCGCTCGTTATGAAGGGACTAATATTCCTGGATATGGTGTAGTTTACGATGAATACAGACGTTCACCATTCTTATGGGGTGAAGCTGCTAAAAATACTACTTGGTTACCTAGTGATGGGTCAAACGATGAAGTAGAGGCACTAAAAGACCAAAAAGAGGATGAAAACTCGTTATATAACCACTATAAGACGTTGATCAATCTTAGACAAAAAACACCTGCTTTAGCATTTGGTAACTACTTTGAAGTATGGAACGATACAAGTGGATTTATTCAAGGCTATGTTAGATATTATGAAAAAGACAACTACAAACAAGCCGTTTTAGTGGTTCATAATTTAGGCGTTAACGATACGACAATTGACATTGATGCGAAAAAAGTATTGTTTGGTTCGTTAACATTAAGAGCAAATGAAACTGGTATATACGAACTTAAGGATTTGGATGGTGCAATCGATGTTTCTAGGTAG
- the rimI gene encoding ribosomal protein S18-alanine N-acetyltransferase, with protein MIRKMKEEDIFLITEAETELLGSTLGYEMIHNEIKHHDFAHYFVIEEDGIKGYVGLWINDDIGQIVNFLILKPYQNQGYGKQLMTFIMDYFKQFNVNVISLEVRESNESAIHLYESFGFVKSYRRVKYYENKEDAHVMIWRGEDENIGSRE; from the coding sequence ATGATTAGAAAAATGAAAGAAGAAGACATATTTCTGATTACTGAGGCAGAAACTGAGTTATTAGGAAGTACTCTAGGGTATGAAATGATCCACAACGAGATCAAGCATCACGACTTTGCCCATTACTTTGTCATCGAAGAAGATGGAATTAAAGGGTATGTGGGGTTATGGATCAATGATGACATTGGACAAATTGTGAACTTCTTAATACTCAAACCTTATCAAAATCAAGGTTATGGAAAGCAATTAATGACATTTATCATGGACTATTTCAAACAGTTTAATGTCAATGTTATTTCATTAGAAGTCAGAGAATCAAATGAATCTGCAATCCATTTGTATGAATCATTTGGCTTTGTAAAAAGTTATAGAAGAGTCAAATATTATGAAAATAAAGAAGACGCACACGTCATGATTTGGAGGGGTGAAGATGAGAATATTGGCAGTAGAGAGTAG
- the tsaB gene encoding tRNA (adenosine(37)-N6)-threonylcarbamoyltransferase complex dimerization subunit type 1 TsaB: MNQILFDSSTGVLVMAIAKDGKMIDFSIRMGKKDHAKHIVERMDQMLKRKHIDINQIDEIIVGYGPGSYTGLRISVMVGKMLAYTKGITLRSVSSLFFLSSGIEGRVCAMVDARNGNVFGGIFENDQVIVEESLRSYDEMRELAKKHNAKPYLIDDYNYEIDTQKILNLSQVVKDVHGFVPNYLRITEAERNLND, encoded by the coding sequence ATGAATCAAATCCTATTTGACTCATCGACTGGTGTATTAGTCATGGCGATTGCGAAAGACGGCAAGATGATAGATTTCTCCATTCGAATGGGTAAAAAAGACCACGCAAAACACATTGTTGAACGCATGGACCAAATGTTAAAAAGAAAACACATAGACATCAATCAAATCGATGAGATTATTGTAGGTTATGGACCTGGGTCTTATACAGGCTTAAGAATCTCAGTTATGGTTGGAAAGATGCTTGCCTACACTAAAGGCATCACACTTAGAAGTGTATCCTCTTTATTCTTCCTTTCATCAGGTATTGAAGGCAGAGTATGCGCTATGGTAGATGCGAGAAATGGCAATGTGTTTGGTGGCATATTTGAAAATGATCAAGTTATCGTAGAAGAATCATTGAGAAGTTATGATGAGATGAGAGAACTAGCGAAGAAACATAACGCTAAACCTTATCTAATTGATGACTATAATTATGAAATAGATACCCAAAAAATTCTTAATCTAAGTCAGGTTGTCAAAGATGTTCATGGATTTGTCCCAAACTACTTGAGAATAACAGAGGCGGAGCGAAACTTAAATGATTAG
- a CDS encoding DegV family protein, with translation MNKNKIGIVVDSTFKLSESFIKEKDIKVVYLDIIVGDKVYRDGEISNEEIYEYMAKHVKVSTSQPAPNRFMNAYQALLDDGYESVICLTVSASLSGTNNSANLAKDMLEDPSKVTVFDTKSAICGAEYLTERLVMFTETLDSPNAVLEAMKNQISTGSLIFTVDDLMLLVRSGRLSKLQGMIGNLLKIKPILRFDQGKLEVEHKVRSSDNVVKYLVSEVGKLASKAKTVVRVSYTTTTELANKFIKEVKETYDNVQIKLSDKISAVIAVHVGRAGLGIYLGHE, from the coding sequence ATGAACAAAAACAAAATTGGTATTGTAGTAGACTCAACATTCAAACTGAGTGAATCCTTTATCAAAGAAAAAGATATCAAAGTAGTATATCTTGACATCATCGTTGGCGATAAAGTTTACCGAGATGGCGAGATTAGTAATGAAGAAATATATGAATATATGGCAAAACACGTCAAAGTTTCGACGTCACAGCCTGCTCCAAACAGATTTATGAATGCCTATCAAGCGCTTTTAGATGATGGTTATGAGTCCGTTATTTGTTTAACAGTAAGTGCCTCCTTAAGTGGAACTAACAACAGTGCTAATTTAGCAAAAGATATGTTAGAAGATCCCTCTAAAGTCACTGTTTTTGATACAAAGAGTGCCATTTGTGGGGCAGAGTACTTAACGGAAAGACTTGTGATGTTTACAGAAACATTAGATTCTCCTAATGCGGTTCTAGAAGCCATGAAGAATCAAATTTCAACCGGCTCTTTAATCTTTACAGTAGATGATTTGATGTTACTTGTTAGAAGTGGTAGATTATCCAAGCTTCAAGGGATGATTGGGAACCTACTCAAAATCAAACCAATTCTTCGATTTGATCAAGGCAAGCTTGAAGTTGAACATAAAGTGCGTTCAAGTGATAATGTGGTTAAATATTTGGTTTCGGAAGTTGGTAAACTTGCTTCAAAAGCAAAGACTGTCGTTAGGGTATCCTATACAACTACAACAGAATTGGCCAATAAATTTATTAAAGAAGTAAAAGAAACATATGATAACGTTCAAATCAAGCTTTCTGACAAAATCTCAGCAGTCATTGCTGTGCATGTTGGTAGAGCTGGTTTGGGAATTTATTTAGGACATGAATAA
- the tsaE gene encoding tRNA (adenosine(37)-N6)-threonylcarbamoyltransferase complex ATPase subunit type 1 TsaE, translating into MKTKITNSALETTHLGFQVGLLLKPGMVVLLEGDLAMGKTTFTKGIGQALGIKRTINSPTYTIMKRYVHDENKLYHVDLYRLEDVNSDFDLEDYINSDGISVVEWPFKVKDILPKQYLLVQFESLGSDMRKITFSAQGEYYESVVKYL; encoded by the coding sequence ATGAAAACAAAAATAACCAATTCTGCTTTAGAAACCACACATTTAGGGTTTCAAGTGGGATTATTATTAAAACCTGGAATGGTAGTACTTTTAGAAGGCGATTTAGCCATGGGAAAAACCACCTTTACTAAGGGCATCGGACAAGCCTTAGGAATTAAAAGAACCATTAACAGCCCAACTTATACAATTATGAAAAGATACGTCCATGACGAGAATAAACTCTATCATGTTGACCTATATCGTCTAGAAGATGTTAATAGCGATTTCGATCTAGAAGACTATATTAACTCAGATGGCATATCTGTGGTCGAATGGCCGTTTAAAGTTAAAGACATTCTACCAAAACAGTACCTTTTAGTGCAGTTTGAATCCTTAGGATCAGACATGAGAAAAATCACTTTCTCTGCCCAAGGTGAGTATTATGAAAGTGTGGTAAAGTATTTATGA
- a CDS encoding glucose-6-phosphate isomerase, with product MIKINQKHVLSFLNDNPKFVDERAKSIHKMIHEKTGKGNDFLGWLELPLNYDKEEYARIKASALKIKQQSQVLVVIGIGGSYLGAKAALEMLRKPFLGKDDLEVIFLGHHISAAYTDSLINYLKDKSFSINVISKSGTTTEPAIAFRILKRVLEEKYGEVEAKERIYATTDKSKGALRQLANEKGYETFVIPDDVGGRFSVLTAVGLLPIAAAGIDIDEMMEGAKKAYHDFNTESNVAYDYAKLRYRLYESGKKIEMLVNYEPSLVYMSEWWKQLFGESEGKDHKGLFVASAAFSTDLHSLGQYIQDGKRDLFETVIKVGHTKEDVLIASEPVDLDGLNYLTGKSMQFVNEKAFLGTLLAHVDGGVPNIVLEIETINAKTFGYLVYFFEKACAMSAYLLDVNPFDQPGVESYKKNMFALLGKKGFEDLKAALEKKLEN from the coding sequence ATGATAAAAATCAATCAAAAGCACGTATTATCTTTCTTAAATGACAACCCGAAATTCGTCGATGAAAGAGCTAAAAGCATTCATAAAATGATTCATGAGAAGACTGGCAAAGGCAACGACTTTTTAGGTTGGCTTGAGTTACCTCTTAATTACGATAAAGAGGAATATGCACGTATTAAAGCATCAGCACTAAAAATAAAACAACAATCACAAGTATTGGTTGTTATTGGAATTGGTGGGTCTTACCTAGGGGCTAAAGCAGCACTTGAAATGTTACGTAAACCATTCCTTGGTAAGGATGACTTAGAAGTTATTTTCTTAGGTCATCATATTAGTGCAGCCTACACAGACTCACTAATCAACTATTTAAAAGATAAATCATTCTCAATCAATGTAATTTCAAAATCAGGAACAACTACCGAACCAGCAATCGCATTTAGAATACTAAAACGCGTACTTGAAGAAAAATACGGTGAAGTTGAGGCGAAAGAACGTATTTATGCAACTACTGATAAATCTAAGGGTGCACTGCGACAATTAGCCAATGAAAAAGGGTATGAAACATTTGTAATTCCTGATGATGTTGGAGGTCGATTCTCTGTTTTAACTGCTGTTGGATTACTTCCAATTGCTGCAGCAGGCATCGATATTGACGAAATGATGGAAGGGGCTAAAAAAGCCTACCATGACTTCAACACTGAGTCTAACGTAGCCTATGATTATGCTAAGCTTCGTTACAGACTTTATGAATCAGGCAAGAAGATTGAAATGCTAGTAAACTATGAACCTTCATTAGTATATATGTCAGAATGGTGGAAACAACTATTCGGCGAATCTGAAGGTAAAGACCATAAAGGCTTATTCGTGGCTAGTGCAGCCTTCTCAACAGATCTTCACTCCCTCGGACAATATATCCAAGACGGTAAGAGAGACTTATTTGAAACAGTCATCAAAGTCGGACATACAAAAGAAGATGTGTTAATAGCATCAGAACCGGTCGATTTAGATGGACTTAACTACTTAACTGGCAAATCGATGCAATTCGTTAATGAGAAAGCATTCCTTGGAACCTTATTAGCTCATGTCGATGGCGGCGTTCCAAACATTGTTTTAGAAATCGAAACCATCAACGCGAAAACATTCGGTTACTTGGTATACTTCTTTGAAAAAGCTTGTGCAATGTCAGCTTATTTATTAGATGTTAACCCATTTGATCAACCAGGTGTTGAATCCTATAAGAAAAACATGTTTGCCTTACTTGGCAAAAAAGGATTCGAAGACCTTAAAGCAGCACTAGAGAAAAAACTCGAAAACTAG
- a CDS encoding DUF1189 family protein, protein MVQSMFLGRYLKASFKFNELLTHFNESILKLLIYFLFLSLVYLIPMNLLIMSEDGFRIDFIHQDFITETPSWNLPSGCKIEFNDFHCSTDLKITETHQDVTYIFNGTKSDVDKNQKQVIFTKDAIIYSNGEGASMTSKGYKGFQYTDFDSINLLSNDERTEAYLAFANNVESSFSDYIVFYSILTNVAVNVFIQFVFILLLALVLQLFRFGYQSFPGYIDGLKFVILSMGLPVTIGLVVGLFEPAFGSVFFQLSMGLTVMIVMLKYGKTSLK, encoded by the coding sequence ATGGTGCAATCGATGTTTCTAGGTAGGTACTTAAAAGCATCCTTTAAGTTTAATGAACTATTAACACACTTTAATGAAAGCATACTTAAGTTACTGATTTATTTCTTATTTCTATCACTTGTATATTTAATTCCTATGAACTTACTCATTATGAGTGAAGATGGATTTAGAATAGACTTCATTCATCAAGATTTTATTACTGAAACCCCAAGTTGGAACTTACCTAGTGGATGTAAGATTGAATTCAATGACTTTCACTGTAGTACTGATCTAAAGATTACCGAAACCCATCAAGATGTTACGTATATTTTCAATGGGACTAAATCAGATGTAGATAAAAACCAAAAACAAGTCATATTCACCAAAGATGCGATCATCTATTCAAATGGTGAAGGTGCAAGCATGACTTCAAAAGGGTATAAGGGGTTTCAGTATACGGATTTTGATTCGATTAATCTATTAAGTAATGATGAAAGAACTGAGGCTTACTTAGCGTTTGCGAATAATGTAGAATCCTCATTCAGCGATTATATCGTTTTTTATTCAATCTTAACCAATGTTGCAGTAAACGTATTTATTCAGTTTGTATTCATCTTATTATTAGCACTTGTACTTCAACTCTTTAGATTTGGTTATCAAAGCTTCCCGGGCTATATAGACGGGTTAAAGTTTGTGATTCTATCGATGGGGTTACCAGTAACAATAGGCTTGGTGGTTGGTTTATTTGAACCAGCATTCGGGTCTGTATTCTTCCAATTATCCAT
- a CDS encoding S1 RNA-binding domain-containing protein: MYDKGDIVDVTITGIAPYGVFAKIGEYSGLIHISEISDKYVRDINQFAMVGDMVKVVIIEVDEENKQLKLSYKKCDRTKKIKICDMKIGFKTLDEKLPEWIKERKAS; the protein is encoded by the coding sequence ATGTATGATAAAGGCGATATTGTAGATGTAACCATAACAGGGATTGCACCTTATGGCGTATTTGCAAAAATAGGGGAATACTCAGGGCTTATTCATATATCAGAAATCTCCGATAAGTATGTTCGTGATATCAATCAATTTGCGATGGTTGGTGACATGGTCAAAGTAGTTATCATTGAAGTAGATGAAGAAAACAAGCAATTAAAACTTAGTTATAAAAAATGTGATAGAACTAAGAAAATCAAAATCTGTGATATGAAAATTGGCTTTAAAACACTGGATGAAAAACTTCCTGAATGGATTAAAGAACGCAAGGCTAGCTAA
- a CDS encoding divergent PAP2 family protein has protein sequence MDYSNEIILNSIIALLAAQLLKFVTVSYKEKKPIYRALISTGGMPSSHSALVTAMTASIYLYRGVDLYFAISLMVSLVVIHDSMGIRLEASKHAMILNKVTQKLEMDVDDINKGNPLKEPLGHFPIEVFFGVLLGISCALLGFPLTK, from the coding sequence ATGGACTATTCGAATGAGATTATACTTAATTCAATCATTGCTTTACTCGCGGCACAGCTGTTGAAGTTCGTGACTGTTTCTTATAAAGAGAAGAAACCGATTTATCGCGCACTTATATCAACCGGCGGCATGCCAAGTTCACATAGTGCACTTGTTACTGCGATGACTGCGAGTATTTATTTATATCGAGGTGTAGACCTCTATTTTGCCATCAGTTTAATGGTTTCCCTAGTGGTTATTCATGATTCAATGGGAATAAGACTTGAAGCATCTAAGCATGCGATGATATTAAACAAAGTTACCCAGAAACTTGAGATGGATGTAGATGATATCAATAAAGGCAACCCTTTAAAAGAACCACTTGGACACTTTCCAATTGAAGTCTTCTTTGGGGTGTTATTGGGTATTTCATGTGCCCTACTGGGGTTTCCATTAACTAAATAA
- a CDS encoding RDD family protein: MIPSFEKRVRAFAIDTSGAMILVILAIPMRSTFEGLLGSIITYTMILGGFIGFYFLPYFFSSGQSFGKRVQKIKIVDLNGNDLPLWKVLLRELFKVGLSVITAGIYMVISFFIMSEKTSRTIHDYIFKTKMIDLEVKVRGKDDYFGTSESLRKKGL, from the coding sequence ATGATTCCATCGTTTGAAAAACGTGTCAGGGCTTTTGCGATTGACACATCAGGAGCTATGATACTAGTAATATTAGCGATTCCAATGCGTTCTACCTTTGAAGGTTTATTAGGTAGTATCATTACATACACCATGATTTTGGGTGGGTTTATTGGGTTTTACTTTTTACCTTACTTTTTTTCTAGTGGACAAAGCTTCGGAAAAAGGGTTCAAAAAATTAAGATTGTGGATTTAAACGGAAATGACTTACCGTTATGGAAGGTATTACTGAGAGAATTATTCAAAGTGGGGTTATCTGTAATTACTGCTGGAATCTATATGGTGATTTCTTTTTTCATCATGAGTGAAAAAACAAGCAGAACCATTCACGACTATATTTTTAAAACAAAAATGATTGATTTGGAAGTTAAAGTAAGAGGTAAAGATGATTACTTTGGTACATCCGAATCGCTTAGAAAGAAGGGGCTCTAA